The following are encoded together in the Cicer arietinum cultivar CDC Frontier isolate Library 1 chromosome 2, Cicar.CDCFrontier_v2.0, whole genome shotgun sequence genome:
- the LOC101500490 gene encoding pleckstrin homology domain-containing protein 1: MASLWRAATGLTENQNDYDGVEFWSNPERTGWLMKQGEYIKTWRRRWFVLKQGKLFWFKESTINRVSKPRGVIPVATCLTVKGAEDVLHKPYAFELSTRADTMYFIADSDKEKEDWINSIGRSIVQHSRSVTDSEIVDYDNAKR, encoded by the coding sequence ATGGCGAGCCTCTGGCGCGCGGCAACCGGTTTAACGGAAAACCAAAACGACTACGACGGCGTTGAATTCTGGTCGAACCCCGAACGAACCGGTTGGTTAATGAAGCAAGGCGAATATATCAAAACATGGCGGCGACGTTGGTTCGTACTCAAACAAGGGAAACTCTTCTGGTTCAAAGAATCAACTATTAATCGCGTTTCTAAGCCACGTGGCGTTATCCCCGTCGCTACTTGTCTCACCGTTAAAGGCGCCGAAGATGTTCTCCATAAACCTTACGCGTTTGAACTTTCCACACGCGCCGATACGATGTACTTCATTGCTGATTCCGATAAGGAGAAGGAGGATTGGATTAACTCAATTGGCCGTTCTATTGTTCAGCATTCTAGATCTGTTACTGATTCTGAGATCGTTGATTATGATAACGCTAAACGGTGA